ATAAAATCACTCCTAACGAAATTTTATTTCTATCTTCTTCATTCAGAGTAGCAAAATACAATCATTTTACAATCATTCCATCAACTAATAGTAAAAGTATCCCCTTTTATGAGATTTCTCACTGCAGTAAATCATTAAGCCAATAAAATGAAGTTTGGTCAAATTGGGAGTATGAGGCTAAATTATTCAACCCAAACGACTCTTTTGATCAATCCGTTTTCTATAGTTTTGTAGTTGTGGAAAAATATTATGTAACTGTGAAACATCAGTGCGTCTAGAAAATTTTCTTTGTAAACTAATTTCTTAAGAAGTGTAATATTTCTCCGTTCTATTCATTCAAAGAAAAAACAGCCAAATTTTTTGTGAAACAATTTGTAAAAAAAAATGGTAAGGAATAATCCTTACCATTTTTTTATGCTTGTGTATCAATGACAGCATCTGGATCTTCCAGTACGCTACGATCAATTTCTTTAATACGCGTTGATGTAACAATTCCAGCTACCATTGCATCACTAACATTAACAGCCGTACGAGCCATATCAATTAATGGTTCTACGGAAATCACTAATCCAACAATAGCAATTGGTAAATTCAATGCTCCTAAAACAATTAAAGAGGCAAACGTAGCACCACCCCCAACTCCTGCAACACCAAAGGAACTGATTGTTACAACAGCTACTAGCATTAAAACAAATTGCAAACTAAAAATATCAATACCGGCAGTAGGAGCGACAATTGTTGCTAACATTGCAGGATAAACACCCGCACAACCATTTTGACCAATAGAGATACCAAAACTAGCAGCAAAATTAGCAGTTGCGTCATCAACTCCAAAGGCTTTTGTTTGGGTCTTGATATTTAATGGCATTGAACCAGCAGATGAGCGAGATGTAAAGGCAAAACTAAGCACTGGCATTGCTTTTTTCAAATAAGTAATAGGACTCACTTTTACAAAAGTTAATACCAATAAATGAACCAGCATAACCACAATTAATGCGGTATAAGAAGCCAAAATAAATTTACCCAAATTAACAATAGCAGCAAAATCACTTGAAGCTAACACATTGGTCATTAAAGCAAAAACGCCATATGGTGTTAAACGTAACACCAAAGTTACGATGCGCATGACAATTTTATAAAGACTATCCATTAATTTTTCAAAAAATTCTGCTTCCTTTGGTGCCTTTCGTTTCACACCAAGATAAGCAACACCGACAAAAGCAGAGAAAATTACAACACCAATTGTACTGGTAGCACGTGTACCGGCTAAATCAGCAAAAACGTTCGTCGGAATAAAAGACAAAATTTGTTGTGGAATTGATAAGTTTTCCACTTGTGTTTGTCGTTGTGCCAATTCGGCAATCCGGGCTGATTCAGCTGCACCTTGAGTGAAAGAAGCACCATCCAAATTGAATAACACGATGCTTGTATAACCAATTAAGGCTGCCACTGCTGTTGTGGTTAGCAAAGTAGCTAAAACGGTAAAGCTGATTTTTCCTAATTTACTACTTTCTTTCATGCGAGTAAATGCACATACGATTGAAACAAATACAAGCGGCATGACGAGCATTTGCAATAAGCTTACGTAGCCATTTCCAACAATTTGAATCCATTCCAAAGCCCCTGAAACAACGGGATCTTTTGTGCTAAAAATTAATTGTAATACCCCACCAAAAACGATACCGACAAATAGTGCGACAAAAACTCGTGTAGAAAATTTCAAGTGTTTTTGCTGTTGGCGCCAAAAGACATAAAGCAGCGCGGCAAAAACTACTAATACAACAATAATTAATAAAGTAGTCATCTTATACCCCCAAAAATAATTCCTTTAACATTACGTTAAAATTTTTCTTCCTTCTTTTAAAAAAGAATTTCGATTTACTTATTATAAGTTAGTTTTCTTTATCTGTCTTTCATTTCGACTTATGAAAGCGTATTGATTTTTAACAGAAAGTTACACAGAAATTATTGTCACTGGATAAAAAATTTTTATTAACATAAACTAAAAAATACCCGCGCTTTATAAGCGACGGGTTCAAATTACTAATGGAACTTAAAATTCAAATTGAAATCTTCTTTTTTATTTTTGAATTTGCAATTGCAGCTTTGGCGCAGGCAAGACGGGCATTGGGGATTCGATAGGGTGAACAAGAGACATAATCTACAGGCAAAGTCTGAATAAAGGAGATAGAAACTGGATCTCCTCCCACTTCTCCGCAGACGCCAACTGATAAGGATTTTTTTTCTTGTTTCCCCATTTCTGAAGCCATACGCATTAATTCTCCTACACCTTCTTGATCCAAATGTTGGAAAGGGTCATTTGGTAGAATTTCGTGATGTGTGTAAGTTGGTAAAAACTTGTGAGCGTCATCTCTTGAATAGCCATAAGTTAATTGCGTTAAGTCATTTGTCCCAAAACTGAAAAAGTCAGCAACTTGTGCAAGTTGATTTGCAATTAAACAAGCCCTAGGAATTTCAATCATCGTCCCAATTTCAAACGGCAAGCGCATTTTTGTTTTTTCGAATAAATCGTTAATAATTTCTACACAACTGTCCTTTGCCATACTAAACTCTTTTATCGTCCCAACTAAAGGAATCATAATATGTGGTATTACCGTAATTTCTTCTTCCTTAGATACTTCAAGCGCAGCTTCAATGATCGCTGCAACTTGCATTTGATAAATTTCTGGACGTATAATTCCTAGGCGAACCCCCCGCAGACCTAACATTGGATTCACTTCTGCCAAGCTTTTCGCTTTTGCGATTACGGAGTGGCTATTTAAGTTTAATTCTTGCGCAATTCCACGTAATTCTTGTCTATCTTGTGGTAAGAATTCATGTAACGGTGGATCTAGTAAACGAATTGTACAAGGTAATTCACCTAATATCTGATATATTTGACGAAAATCGTTTTTTTGTTTCTCTTTAAGATAAGCTAATGCTTCATCCACTCGACTGCCTTCTGCTAAAATTAATTGGCGCATCATTTTTAAACGGTCCGCTTGAAAAAACATGTGCTCTGTTCGAGCTAATCCAATTCCTTTTGCTCCTTTTAAAAGTGCCTCTTTTATGTCACGGGGCGTTTCCGCATTCCCATAAACAGACATTGCAGCGTGATCATCACAAATTTTCAAAATTTTTTCTAAAACTTCAGAAGTTTCAGCCTCATTTAAAGTTAACTTTCCTAAATAAATGCGCCCACTGCTGCCATCGACTGAAATAAAATCTCCTGTTTGTAAAATTCCGTCGACAAAACTTGCCATTTCTTTTTCTTCATCGACTTGTAAATTTTCACAGCCTACAACACAACATACGCCCATCCCTCTTGCTACGACTGCTGCATGAGAAGTCATTCCACCACGAGCAGTCACGATAGCTTCACTCACACTCATACCTTCTATATCTTCTGGGGAAGTTTCATTACGGACTAGAATCACCTTTTTACCTTTCCTAGACATTTCTTTTGCAGCTTCCGCCGTAAAGGCTATCTGACCTACAGCAGCTCCTGGACTAGCTGGCAAGCCACGGACAATCACCGTTTCTATTTTTGCTTCA
The genomic region above belongs to Enterococcus saigonensis and contains:
- a CDS encoding L-cystine transporter → MTTLLIIVVLVVFAALLYVFWRQQQKHLKFSTRVFVALFVGIVFGGVLQLIFSTKDPVVSGALEWIQIVGNGYVSLLQMLVMPLVFVSIVCAFTRMKESSKLGKISFTVLATLLTTTAVAALIGYTSIVLFNLDGASFTQGAAESARIAELAQRQTQVENLSIPQQILSFIPTNVFADLAGTRATSTIGVVIFSAFVGVAYLGVKRKAPKEAEFFEKLMDSLYKIVMRIVTLVLRLTPYGVFALMTNVLASSDFAAIVNLGKFILASYTALIVVMLVHLLVLTFVKVSPITYLKKAMPVLSFAFTSRSSAGSMPLNIKTQTKAFGVDDATANFAASFGISIGQNGCAGVYPAMLATIVAPTAGIDIFSLQFVLMLVAVVTISSFGVAGVGGGATFASLIVLGALNLPIAIVGLVISVEPLIDMARTAVNVSDAMVAGIVTSTRIKEIDRSVLEDPDAVIDTQA
- the ppdK gene encoding pyruvate, phosphate dikinase, which gives rise to MAKLTYRFHEGKKEWKDLLGGKGANLCEMKNLNLPVPNGFVISTEACRNYLIQETKSLSGSLVEEIIFQIKELEMLSSKTFGIGVNPLLLSVRSGAKYSMPGMMDTILNLGLNDKTVHALSKITGNRDFAFQCYCRLIQMFADVVYNVATTNFGTIPTETKTEAEWKVIITNYQKIFATMTGRKFPQDAYEQLLIAVEAVFSSWNNQRAKVYRRIHGIPDNLGTAVTIQQMVFGNYSAESGTGVMFTRNPATGEKGVYGEYLLQAQGEDIVAGIRTPESISGLQEAMPQVYDELTKIANQLEKHYCDMQDVEFTIEAGKLYMLQTRNGKRTPQAAVAIAYDLMTEGLISEETLIARIDEEMIGQLLHPTFTDEAKIETVIVRGLPASPGAAVGQIAFTAEAAKEMSRKGKKVILVRNETSPEDIEGMSVSEAIVTARGGMTSHAAVVARGMGVCCVVGCENLQVDEEKEMASFVDGILQTGDFISVDGSSGRIYLGKLTLNEAETSEVLEKILKICDDHAAMSVYGNAETPRDIKEALLKGAKGIGLARTEHMFFQADRLKMMRQLILAEGSRVDEALAYLKEKQKNDFRQIYQILGELPCTIRLLDPPLHEFLPQDRQELRGIAQELNLNSHSVIAKAKSLAEVNPMLGLRGVRLGIIRPEIYQMQVAAIIEAALEVSKEEEITVIPHIMIPLVGTIKEFSMAKDSCVEIINDLFEKTKMRLPFEIGTMIEIPRACLIANQLAQVADFFSFGTNDLTQLTYGYSRDDAHKFLPTYTHHEILPNDPFQHLDQEGVGELMRMASEMGKQEKKSLSVGVCGEVGGDPVSISFIQTLPVDYVSCSPYRIPNARLACAKAAIANSKIKKKISI